The Alkalihalobacillus sp. TS-13 genome contains a region encoding:
- a CDS encoding DJ-1/PfpI family protein: MNTKQWRVGIFLFHDVEVLDFAGPFEVFSVTTLENGDKPFVVNTISEQGNLICARNGLKVQPDFNFENMPPFDILIIPGGLGAREREIHNDHVIKWIENEKENVQLMTSVCTGSLLLAKAGLLKGKKATTHWSSLERLKKEFPEVVVQHGVKFVDEGNIVTSGGISAGINMSFHIVKRLLGTEVAKETAKRMEYDIVF; encoded by the coding sequence ATGAATACCAAGCAGTGGAGAGTAGGAATTTTTCTGTTTCATGATGTAGAAGTATTAGACTTTGCAGGTCCATTCGAAGTATTTTCAGTAACTACTTTAGAAAATGGTGATAAGCCGTTTGTTGTTAACACAATATCAGAACAAGGTAACTTAATTTGTGCTCGAAATGGTTTGAAAGTACAACCAGACTTTAATTTTGAAAATATGCCTCCATTCGATATCTTAATTATCCCTGGCGGTTTAGGTGCAAGGGAAAGAGAAATACATAATGATCATGTTATAAAGTGGATTGAAAACGAAAAAGAAAATGTGCAACTAATGACCTCAGTTTGTACGGGGTCCTTATTATTAGCAAAAGCAGGTTTACTAAAAGGTAAAAAAGCAACAACACATTGGTCAAGCCTTGAAAGACTAAAAAAAGAATTTCCAGAAGTCGTTGTACAACATGGGGTTAAATTCGTAGATGAAGGAAATATAGTAACATCCGGAGGGATTTCAGCAGGTATAAATATGTCATTTCATATCGTAAAAAGATTATTAGGCACTGAAGTAGCTAAAGAAAC